The following coding sequences lie in one Polyodon spathula isolate WHYD16114869_AA chromosome 37, ASM1765450v1, whole genome shotgun sequence genomic window:
- the LOC121304144 gene encoding Fanconi anemia group I protein-like, whose product MEVSMETSYTILEELKLSSLISLNAVKGKDMGVLIRAIFKGSPCSQSEGVRRRLLLYKHCIQLCESGDLQLEVVSDIIGLLMLETHQLPGPTLAELATLYVDAIKGGSITNGKSLQLFPTILTALVSKETLAYGKGQLSGEEYKKQLINRLCSSRWDPHCVIHLTSMFRDVPMTVEELQFVVEKVLRMFSKLDLQEIPPLVYQLLLLSAKGCKKNVLEGVIAYFNEQDQRQKEEQKDSESMEVEVASVPQDQLRHVEGTVILHLVFAVKLDHELGRELVKHLKGEVGRMLCPFNIALVLSMARSHRFEEQISDFLKTAIIKCFRDSQIQQGSKFIQELIPLHCSVSDMIMETVRNSVFGWDHVTQGLVELGLMLMDSFGPKPGPFGKAAESNHNAPKTPAQQACRLGAQILLETFKMHEPIRIEVLEQVLNRVITKTASPISHFIDLFSDIVVSAPMILLDSSSKVIEVFDHLSYLPVSTVQGLLKALQPLLKVSMSMKDSLILVLRKAMFSSQLDARKSAVAGFLLLLKNFKVLGSLASSQASQSVSASQIQVDVHSRYNSSANETFCLEILGSLRRCLSQQADVRLMLYEGFHDVLRRNSQLASSILQTLLSQLKRYYEPEQDLLPPVKLEGCITAQGDQIFLQEPLSHLLSCVVHCFLWYRELQRDNLHEDEGEEEEEEGGGIQEDLENILNSITRRMIKSELEDFELDKSADFSLSSNVGVKNHIYALLVMGVYEVLMEFNFSCANYSKNRFEDLLGLFNLYHKLSEILKEKSGKGKSPSSKSARSLLSIGFVSTLLTALFRDSTQSREDSLSVLRSSTEFLRYAVSVALQKIQQLEETGHTDGPEGQNPEKTFRHLCEITRVLLWRYTSIPSAVEESGNKKEKGKTISMLCLEGLLRIFSAVQHRYQSRVQQFLCAVDVSEEEEGQAENISVTEKTAFLIRQFQRSLVNQLSGGEDDFNSKEAQIVVNILTVLSRQLEPSSPQFVEVLSWTVKICKESRLEDPQFCKGLMSLLFSLHVLYKSPVSVLRELSQDIHSHLGDIDQDVEVEKQSHFAIVNAKTAAPTATLLILSQVGRILDEVDWLITKQKAQLSSDKTASADKLSQAGVQPEPVEKALILQLGTLLTGLHELLQTCLPPGGCVDTLLRELTKMYTILTSLVKYYIQMYTNQLGHLPARFEKLVKLSGSHLTPQCYAFITYVQREDLSSGGGEKKKKKEEATTAASAKMLRETKAIPNLIFSIEQYEKFLIHLSKKSKVNLMQHMKLSTSRDFRINTASLEAALQEQEGAENNSHQTQSTVSQEPEESQEPKKKRRKKSK is encoded by the exons ATGGAAGTATCCATGGAAACATCCTACACCATTCTGGAAGAGTTGAAG CTGAGCTCGCTGATCTCACTCAATGCTGTGAAGGGGAAGGACATGGGGGTGCTGATCAGGGCTATATTCAAAG GCTCTCCCTGTTCTCAGTCAGAAGGAGTGAGGCGAAGGCTGCTGCTGTACAAACACTGCATCCAGCTGTGTGAGTCTGGGGACCTGCAGCTGGAGGTGGTGTCAGACATCATTGGGCTGCTTATGCTGGAG ACTCACCAGCTGCCTGGACCGACCTTGGCTGAGCTGGCCACTCTGTATGTAGACGCTATCAAAGGAGGGAGCATCACCAATGGAAAGTCCCTGCAGCTCTTTCCAACCATCCTCACTGCACTGGTGTCAAAGGAGACCCTGGCTTATGGAAAAG gTCAGCTGAGTGGAGAGGAATACAAGAAGCAGTTGATAAACAGACTTTGCTCCAGCAG GTGGGACCCTCATTGTGTAATTCACCTCACCTCAATGTTCAG GGATGTCCCTATGACGGTGGAGGAGCTGCAGTTTGTGGTTGAGAAGGTGCTGCGAATGTTCTCCAAGCTGGATCTTCAGGAGATCCCACCCCTTGTCTACCAGCTTCTCCTTCTTTCTGCCAAG GGCTGTAAGAAGAATGTCCTGGAAGGAGTCATTGCTTATTTTAATGAGCAGGACCAGCGTCAGAAAGAGGAGCAGAAGGACAGTGA ATCCATGGAAGTCGAGGTGGCCTCAGTCCCCCAGGACCAGCTCCGCCATGTGGAAGGAACAGTGATTCTCCACCTCGTGTTCGCCGTCAAACTGGATCACGAGCTGGGGAGGGAGCTTGTTAAACATCTGAAG GGCGAGGTGGGAAGGATGCTGTGCCCCTTCAACATCGCACTGGTGCTGTCTATGGCCAGGAGCCACCGCTTCGAAGAGCAG ATATCCGACTTCCTTAAAACCGCGATAATCAAGTGCTTTAGAGATTCTCAGATCCAGCAGGGCTCCAAGTTTATCCAGGAGCTGATTCCACTGCACTGCAGCGTGTCTGACATGATTATGGAAACTGTCAGAAACAG tgtgtttggCTGGGACCACGTGACACAGGGGCTGGTGGAGCTGGGGCTCATGCTGATGGATTCCTTCGGTCCAAAGCCTGGTCCCTTCGGGAAAGCAGCTGAGTCAAACCACAACGCCCCCAAGACTCCCGCGCAGCAGGCCTGCAGACTCGGGGCCCAGATCCTGCTGGAGACCTTTAAG atgcatGAGCCAATCCGAATTGAGGTTCTGGAGCAGGTGCTAAACCGAGTGATCACGAAGACAGCCTCTCCAATCAGCCACTTCATAG ACTTGTTCTCAGACATTGTCGTCTCTGCACCCATGATTCTCCTGGACTCTTCCTCCAAGGTTATAGAAGTGTTCGACCACTTGTCCTACCTGCCtgtcagcacagtgcaggggCTGCTCAAGGCATTGCAG CCGTTACTGAAGGTCAGCATGTCCATGAAGGATTCCCTTATTTTAGTTCTGAGAAAGGCAATGTTTTCCAG CCAGTTGGATGCCCGGAAGTCTGCAGTGGCTGGATtcctcctgctgctgaagaatTTCAAGGTGCTGGGCAGTCTGGCCTCCAGTCAAGCCAGTCAGAGTGTATCTGCAAGCCAG ATCCAAGTGGATGTCCACTCTCGCTATAACTCTTCTGCTAATGAAACATTCTGCCTGGAGATCCTGGGCAGCCTGCGCCGCTGCCTGAGCCAGCAGGCTGATGTCCGGCTCATGCTCTACGAG GGATTTCACGACGTGCTCCGCAGAAACTCCCAGCTGGCGAGCTCTATCCTGCAGACGCTTCTTTCTCAG CTGAAGCGTTACTATGAGCCTGAGCAGGACCTGCTGCCCCCTGTGAAGCTGGAAGGGTGTATCACAGCCCAGGGGGACCAGATCTTCCTGCAGGAGCCCCTG TCCCACCTGCTGAGCTGCGTGGTGCACTGCTTTCTGTGGTACCGAGAGCTGCAGCGTGATAATCTCCACGAGgatgagggggaggaggaggaggaggaggggggggggattcagGAGGACCTGGAGAACATTCTCAATTCCATCACACGACGCATGATCAAGAGTGAGCTGGAGGATTTTGAACTG GATAAATCTGCAGATTTTTCTCTTTCTTCGAATGTTGGCGTGAAGAATCACATCTACGCTCTTCTAGTGATGGGAGTGTATGAGGTTCTCATGGAATTTAACTTCAGCTGTGCCAATTACAG TAAGAACCGATTTGAAGACCTCCTCGGCTTGTTTAACCTCTACCACAAGCTCTCTGAAATCCTGAAGGAGAAGTCTGGCAAAGGGAAATCTCCTTCCAGCAAATCGGCCCGCAGTCTGCTGTCTATCGGCTTCGTCTCCACCCTGCTGACAGCTCTCTTCAG GGACAGCACACAGAGCCGTGAGGACAGCCTCTCTGTCCTGCGCTCCAGTACTGAGTTCCTCCGCTACGCAGTCAGCGTAGCGCTGCAGAAGATCCAGCAGCTAGAGGAGACGGGCCACACTGACGGACCCGAGGGGCAGAACCCCGAGAAAACTTTCAGACACCTCTGTGAAATCACCAG GGTGCTGCTGTGGAGGTACACCTCGATCCCGTCTGCTGTGGAGGAGTCTGGCAACAAGAAGGAGAAAGGGAAGACTATCTCCATGCTGTGCCTGGAGGGGCTGCTGAGGATATTCAGTGCAGTGCAGCACCGCTACCAGAGCAGAGTCCAGCAGTTCCTATGTGCTGTAG ATGTGTCCGAGGAGGAGGAGGGCCAGGCAGAGAATATCAGCGTGACTGAAAAAACTGCATTTCTTATCCGGCAGTTTCAG CGATCCCTGGTGAACCAGCTGAGTGGGGGAGAAGATGATTTTAACAGCAAAGAAGCCCAGATAGTGGTGAACATCCTGACTGTGCTCTCACGGCAGCTGGAGCCCTCGTCACCGCAG TTTGTTGAGGTGTTGTCCTGGACAGTTAAGATATGCAAGGAGAGCAGGTTAG AGGATCCCCAGTTCTGTAAAGGGCTGATGTCCTTGCTGTTTAGTCTCCATGTGCTGTATAAGAGCCCAGTGAGTGTGCTTAGAGAGCTGTCCCAGGACATTCACAGCCACCTTGGAGACATTGACCAG GATGTTGAAGTGGAGAAGCAGTCTCATTTTGCCATAGTAAACGCCAAGACCGCAGCTCCTACCGCCACT CTGCTGATTTTGTCCCAAGTGGGGAGGATCCTGGATGAAGTGGACTGGCTGATCACTAAACAGAAGGCACAGCTGAGCAGTGATAAAACAGCATCAG CAGATAAGCTGTCCCAGGCTGGCGTGCAGCCGGAGCCGGTGGAGAAGGCCCTGATTCTGCAGCTGGGGACCCTGCTGACTGGGCTGCACGAGCTGCTGCAGACCTGCCTGCCTCCAGGAGGCTGCGTGGACACTCTGCTCAGAGAGCTCACCAAGATGTATACCATCCTCACCTCCCTGGTGAAATAT TATATACAGATGTATACAAATCAACTGGGGCATCTCCCTGCCAGGTTTGAGAAACTG GTGAAGCTTTCGGGGTCCCACCTGACTCCCCAGTGCTACGCCTTCATAACCTATGTGCAG CGTGAGGACCTGAGCTCTGGAGGAggagagaagaaaaagaagaaagaggAAGCCACAACTGCTGCGTCG GCCAAAATGCTACGTGAGACGAAAGCCATTCCCAACCTGATCTTCAGTATTGAACAGTATGAAAAGTTCCTTATCCACCTGTCCAAAAAATCAAAG GTGAATCTGATGCAGCACATGAAGTTGAGCACGTCCCGGGACTTCCGCATCAACACAGCCTCTCTGGAGGCTGCACTGCAGGAGCAGGAGGGGGCCGAGAACAACAGCCATCAG acacagaGCACTGTTTCCCAAGAGCCAGAAGAAAGCCAGGAACCAAAGAAGAAAAGAAGGAAAAAGTCAAAGTAA
- the polg gene encoding DNA polymerase subunit gamma-1, whose protein sequence is MNRLLSKPPQQHFSKLLFTRLLQPRAGWWRGRCAPAKPLQRPEPSSQTRLNPLNIQMLSRNLREQIFRGAAEDYREEDVERSIRHLQRHELWGRETSLLPDVELRLPHMYGDDIDQHFRTLAQKQSYPYLEAANQLLQAQLPELPQEWAREVGWTQYGPGGEQKKVDFPDERALVFDVEVCMAEGQCPTLAVAVSPTGWYSWCSKRLIEERYTWSTQLGLADLIPLETPPNSSKSPSGQWSERLVVGHNVSFDRAKIKEQYLLKGSNMRFLDTMSMHMAISGLTGFQRSLWMASKHGKRQGLQEVKEHIKRIGRRKEGPAIGSWRWVDISSINNLADVHALYVGGAPLEKEAREIFVKGSMSDVRSSFQELMRYCALDVLATHEVFQEQLPLLMERCPHPVTFAGMLEMGVCYLPVNQNWGRYLEEAQGTFEELQREMKKSLMNLADEACQLLQEDRYKQDPWLWDFEWDVQEFKQKKLSIKKKKKKEEEEEEQQQQADTETAAVQMGSQRTSEEDPGPPTEEEEMAPPAGRGLLERLKETVSLLPKRRQHLPGHPGWYRKLCVKLSDPDWSPGPGLISLQMRVTPKLMGLTWDGFPLHYSDRHGWGYLVPGRRDNLEQPGGSDGPVCPYRVIESVYREHCERRGKEQPECLEIPLSEDFMLTDGDLWQMVEELSRLEPLDNGIEEETGARRSKQKKTEEDSLDREDSPSESQPTYHHGNGPYNDVNISGCWFFKLPHKDGNANNVGSPFAKDFLSKMEDGTLQAGPGGTNATRALEINKMISFWRNAQKRISSQQVVWLKKGELPRTVSRHPDFDEEGQYGAILPQVITAGTVTRRAVEPTWLTASNARRDRVGSELKAMIQVPPGYHLVGADVDSQELWIAAILGEANFARMHGCTAFGWMTLQGKKSQGTDLHSRTAATVGISREHAKVFNYGRIYGAGRPFAERLLMQFNHRLSQPQASEKARQMYAVTKGVRRYRLSEEGEWLVKELQIPVEREEDGSVSLLDLRKIQRLASRSSGHRKWEVVGKRVWAGGTESEMFNKLENIAHSDAPRTPVLGCRISRALEPSVVKDEFITSRVNWVVQSSAVDYLHLMLVCMRWLFEEFDIDGRFCISIHDEVRYLVRSEDRYRAALALQITNLLTRSMFAFKLGMQDLPQSVAFFSAVDIDQCLRKEVNMDCDTPSNPTGMERRYGIPQGEALDIYQIIEITKGSLAKGK, encoded by the exons ATGAACCGCCTGCTGTCCAAACCACCACAGCAGCACTTTTCCAAGCTTCTCTTCACACGCCTGCTGCAGCCTAGAGCTGGCTGGTGGAGGGGCAGGTGTGCTCCAGCCAAGCCCCTGCAGAGACCAGAACCATCCTCCCAGACCCGGCTCAACCCGCTCAACATCCAGATGCTGTCCAGGAACCTCCGGGAGCAGATCTTCCGGGGGGCAGCGGAAGATTACCGGGAAGAAGACGTGGAGCGCAGCATCCGCCACCTCCAGAGACACGAGTTGTGGGGCCGGGAGACCTCGCTGCTGCCCGACGTGGAGCTGCGCCTGCCGCACATGTACGGGGACGACATCGACCAGCATTTCCGAACCCTGGCGCAGAAGCAGAGCTACCCGTACCTAGAGGCTGCTAACCAGCTGCTGCAGGCCCAGCTGCCGGAGCTGCCCCAGGAATGGGCCAGGGAGGTGGGCTGGACCCAGTACGGACCAGGAGGGGAACAGAAGAAGGTGGATTTTCCTGATGAGCGGGCGCTGGTTTTTGACGTGGAGGTGTGCATGGCAGAAGGGCAGTGCCCCACTCTGGCAGTTGCTGTGTCTCCTACTGGCTG GTACTCGTGGTGCAGTAAGCGTCTGATCGAGGAGCGCTACACCTGGTCCACTCAGCTGGGCCTGGCTGACCTCATCCCCCTGGAGACTCCTCCCAACTCCAGCAAGTCCCCCAGTGGGCAGTGGAGCGAGAGGCTGGTGGTGGGGCACAACGTCAGCTTCGACCGGGCTAAGATCAAGGAGCAGTACCTGCTCAAG ggctccAACATGCGCTTCCTGGACACCATGAGCATGCACATGGCCATTTCAGGACTGACTGGCTTCCAGCGCTCCCTCTGGATGGCCAGCAAGCATGGCAAGAGGCAGGGACTGCAAGAGGTCAAAGAGCACATCAAGAGGATCGGGCGGCGCAAGGAGGGTCCAGCG ATTGGCTCGTGGCGCTGGGTGGACATCAGCAGCATAAATAACCTGGCTGACGTTCACGCTCTGTATGTGGGCGGGGCTCCGCTGGAGAAGGAGGCGCGGGAGATCTTTGTCAAGGGCAGCATGAGCGATGTGCGGAGCAGCTTCCAG GAGTTGATGCGGTACTGCGCCCTCGACGTCCTGGCGACTCACGAGGTGTTCCAGGAGCAGCTGCCTCTTCTCATGGAGAG GTGTCCTCACCCTGTGACCTTCGCCGGGATGCTGGAGATGGGCGTGTGCTACCTGCCTGTCAATCAGAACTGGGGGCGGTACCTGGAGGAGGCTCAGGGCACTTTCGAGGAGCTGCAGAGGGAGATGAAGAAGTCACTCATGAACCTGGCTGACGAGGCgtgccagctgctgcaggaggaCAG GTACAAGCAGGACCCCTGGCTGTGGGACTTCGAGTGGGACGTCCAGGAGTTCAAGCAGAAGAAGTTGAGcatcaagaagaagaagaagaaggaggaggaggaggaggagcagcagcagcaagctgaCACAGAGACTGCGGCTGTGCAGATGGGCTCCCAGAGGACCAGTGAGGAAG ACCCTGGGCCCCCgacggaggaggaggagatggccCCCCCTGCTGGTAGAGGGCTGCTGGAGCGGCTGAAGGAGACGGTCAGCCTCCTGCCCAAGAGGAGGCAGCACCTGCCAGGACATCCCGG GTGGTACCGGAAGCTGTGTGTGAAGCTGTCGGACCCGGACTGGTCCCCGGGGCCGGGTCTCATCAGCCTTCAGATGCGGGTCACCCCCAAGCTGATGGGGCTGACGTGGGACGGCTTTCCCCTGCACTACTCTGACAGGCACGGCTGGGGATACCTCGTCCCGGGGCGCAGGGACAACCTGGAGCAGCCAGGGGGCAGCGACGGGCCCGTCTGTCCCTACAG AGTCATTGAGAGCGTGTACAGAGAGCACTGTGAGCGCAGGGGGAAGGAGCAGCCTGAGTGTCTGGAGATCCCACTCAGCGAGGACTTCATGCTGACCGATGGGGACCTGTGGcagatg GTGGAGGAGTTGAGCCGCCTGGAGCCTTTGGATAATGGGATTGAAGAGGAGACTGGAGCCAGACgaagtaaacagaagaaaacagaG GAAGATTCTTTGGACCGAGAAGATTCCCCCAGTGAAAGCCAGCCTACCTATCACCACGGTAACGGACCCTACAATGACGTCAACATATCTGGGTGCTGGTTTTTCAAGCTCCCCCACAAG gACGGGAACGCCAACAATGTGGGCAGCCCATTTGCAAAGGACTTCCTGTCTAAGATGGAGGACGGCACACTGCAGGCAGGCCCTGGCGGGACGAACGCCACGAGAGCGCTGGAGATCAACAAGATGATCTCGTTCTGGAGAAACGCACAGAAACGCATCAG CTCTCAGCAGGTGGTGTGGCTGAAGAAAGGGGAGCTGCCACGCACTGTCTCCAG GCACCCTGATTTTGACGAGGAGGGTCAGTATGGTGCCATCCTGCCACAGGTCATCACAGCCGGCACAGTGACCCGCAGGGCTGTTGAACCCACCTGGCTCACCGCCAGCAACGCCAGG CGGGACAGGGTGGGCAGTGAACTGAAGGCGATGATCCAGGTGCCCCCTGGGTATCACCTGGTCGGAGCCGATGTGGACTCGCAGGAGCTCTGGATAGCAGCCATCCTGGGAGAGGCCAACTTCGCCAGAATGCACG GCTGCACAGCGTTTGGCTGGATGACTCTGCAGGGTAAGAAGAGCCAGGGAACGGACCTGCACAGCCGGACGGCGGCCACAGTGGGCATCAGCCGGGAACACGCAAAGGTCTTCAACTATGGCCGGATCTACGGGGCCGGCCGGCCCTTCGCTGAGCGGCTCCTCATGCAGTTCAACCACCGGCTCAGCCAGCCGCAGGCCTCCGAGAAGGCCAGGCAGATGTACGCCGTCACCAAGGGGGTCCGCAG GTACAGGCTGTCGGAGGAGGGGGAGTGGCTGGTGAAGGAGCTGCAGATCCCTGTTGAAAGAGAAGAGGACGGCAGTGTGTCCCTTCTGGACTTGCGGAAGATACAGAGACTGGCCTCAAGGAG CTCAGGACACCGCAAGTGGGAAGTGGTGGGCAAGCGCGTGTGGGCAGGGGGCACAGAGTCGGAAATGTTCAACAAGCTGGAGAACATTGCCCACTCAGACGCCCCCCGCACACCTGTACTGGGCTGCCGAATCAGCAGGGCGCTGGAGCCCAGTGTCGTGAAGGATGAG TTCATCACGAGCAGAGTGAACTGGGTCGTGCAGAGCTCGGCGGTCGACTATCTGCACCTGATGCTGGTCTGCATGAGGTGGCTGTTCGAGGAGTTTGATATCGACGGGCGCTTCTGTATCAGCATCCACGATGAGGTGCGGTACCTGGTGCGCAGCGAGGACCGATACCGGGCTGCACTGGCACTGCAGATCACCAACCTGCTCACACG CTCCATGTTTGCCTTTAAGCTGGGGATGCAGGACCTGCCCCAGTCCGTGGCGTTCTTCAGTGCGGTGGATATTGACCAGTGTCTGCGCAAGGAGGTGAATATGGACTGCGATACTCCCTCCAACCCAACAGGCATGGAGAGGAGATATGGGATCCCTCAGG GAGAAGCCCTGGATATTTATCAGATTATTGAGATCACCAAGGGATCACTGGCTAAAGGGAAATAG